From a single Stomoxys calcitrans chromosome 4, idStoCalc2.1, whole genome shotgun sequence genomic region:
- the LOC131996891 gene encoding uncharacterized protein LOC131996891 yields the protein MVMQQMEGHNLLRQLTKGLHLHGTPNELPTSTAALHLYAASMAAKAASNCIQIGPWAPFLHLNPGVMGGNPFSLLEQSCPVSSLSSQAADIPSLVASQPVGAQIYPPIIPEKPRIAVRRHTDMLASDQLNYLHETAKELSPTATASVIAPVQLKMKLPIQLMQPLPPNFQTPVGKEPNDEAS from the coding sequence ATGGTCATGCAGCAAATGGAGGGGCATAATCTGCTGAGGCAATTGACCAAGGGCTTACATTTGCATGGGACGCCAAATGAATTACCAACATCGACGGCGGCTTTACATTTATATGCCGCCTCAATGGCAGCCAAGGCTGCCTCCAATTGCATACAAATTGGCCCTTGGGCTCCATTTTTGCATTTGAATCCCGGTGTGATGGGCGGTAATCCTTTTTCCCTGCTAGAACAATCATGCCCTGTCTCCAGTTTGTCGTCTCAAGCAGCGGATATACCTTCACTAGTAGCCAGCCAACCTGTGGGAGCCCAAATATATCCTCCCATTATACCTGAAAAACCTCGTATTGCAGTCCGCCGGCATACGGATATGTTGGCTTCTGATCAACTGAACTACCTGCATGAAACTGCAAAGGAGTTATCACCAACAGCTACTGCTTCAGTCATTGCACCAGTTCAACTTAAAATGAAACTACCCATACAACTAATGCAACCTCTACctccaaattttcagacacccgTCGGCAAGGAACCCAATGATGAAG